ctgctgatgcatagttcatacaccctagtctctctAGGTTGCCTTGGATTAAGGCGTctgcataaataaacaaataatgattgAGCTTGTTTCCATATAACATGCATAATGGCTATTTGATTCTGCTCATTTAAAGGGCATTTCCACAACCAGGTTTACCTTTTTCAGAGAGTATCTCCGGAGCCACATACGTAGGTGTACCACAGACTGTGAAAATCGGTTCAGTCACCTCCATTGCTAGACCAAAGTCTGCCAGTTTTAGTGTGGTGCTTCCATCCTCATTACGTTGAACCTTGTTTCAATAAAGCACAAAACTTCAGTCAGTAGACTATCAGCAAAACGACGTTATGGCTTTCACCAGGTACACATACATTAACTACATTTACCTGGGCAAATTTTCTTTTATTAAGCATTGAGAatatccaaaaaaaacaacacagatgcAGTTGTTATCACACCACAAGAGGGCAGAACGAACAACATGTTGcagtattattgtgttttgtatattgGGTAGAGCTGATgactaaaaaagcaaaaaacattgatgattattttactttaatttcaTGGTCAACATTTATACATATTTCTTTTAAGTATTatgctaacaaaaacaaaaggaaaaaagcaCACTGTCAATTGTTTACTCAAAATAAAAGGCTTTCAAACCTATCAGTGCGTATAATGCACTTTTCTGTGAACCTATGGAGTCATTCGGCCCTTATCATCTtttcatttcccttctttttttcagCCACACTGATTTTTTCTTTGTAATCATTTCAATTCTGATAACACAGGGAACATGAATAGTTTCCACCTGATGCAGTGATGTGAAaccttttaatgtatttaaattcacTTCTTAATGTCAATAACAAATTGTATGCACTTCCAGTTGAGATTTCCATTACCagcatatttacaaatatttgttgCTGTACCTGTATTTCGAAGTGTAGTAAATAGGTTTTGAATGTCTGTGTCCACACTACGTGCAAAACTACACTGACTTCTTTTTGTTTAGGTAGTTTCTGAATATTTCAACTGCTACAACTGAACTTTTTACTTGCCAGGCATGCACATAATGTTTGTGTAACATGGGTGTTCTGTTACGGAGTGGGTGTCCGTTGAAAAgttgagagagacacagagggtttgaagCTGAAACGAcactcaggcatccaggttttattcacaATTACTGGGGGTTGCAGTGGCTagtggccgccactagggtaccagcaatggtagcccttgTGCGGTAGGACATACACTAACGCAGTGTAcatggaaatacaaaatacaaaaaggcaaaacaaaacacagttggtaaacagctaataaaacaaaaggttgCTAAGCTTGGGTGCTGCTCCAACTAAACGGgaggtcccgcaccaggaaccttctccctataaaaactaaataaatttagGAGGGATTAAAATCCCGTAAATGAATCCCTACCTATGGTCCTAAGGATCCCGGTTAAACAGAGGTGGTCCTCGGTTTTGGTTCATTAACCCTGGTAATGGGGCTTTCAGAGCACAGAACAAAGGGCTGGCTTTTCCAGACCCTTTTTATAGGCATGTGGCCAGTTTTACTGATCATCAAATagtcaattaacacctggccacctaTTGCATGTTAGGATTCAGTTAGACCGGGAGAGAAGTCTAACCTCCCAgacctgccatatctagcacaaacttgtttgcgattaaaaaaaaaaaaaaataaagtatttgcaAACCCACCAAATGTTATTTAtaatcaaacacaaaacatattttacaagaGCAGGTCTCAGCCCTGTCATAGTTTGGTTAAGTGGTTTACTGGTTATAGTGCACCtaagcaaaataataatgataccACTGTGGAGGAAACAGTCAAGCTGGCCGagaacccatgcattagtggactccGCGTGACAGCAAAATCTTATTAGGCAAACGCTCCTAGAGGGTGTGTCCTGGCTGCCATTACAGTCAGTGGTTATTGCATGTATCCATGGCGATATCAGGACATACCCTACCACAAAAATCTAATTCTATATTCAAGAGCAGACCGTTACCATAGTCATGGCAGTTGCCAAGAATTTGACGTAATCTGTGATCATGGGAACGGGGTTGGCAATTTTTTATAGCCTCATTGGGATGAGACAGGTTTGTGAGGCCGCCCGAGCCCAGGTATTAAAGCAGAAATCAATTGGCTAGCCCTTTACAATCTGATCTGTTTAACTCAAAATTTGGGCCTCGAAGAACAAGAAAGGCGTGGAGGGCAGAGCAAGCTGAGGGAGCTAGTCACAGAGTGGAAGAAGGGGCGGCTGCAGTCCCAAGTGATGAAACAGAGTGGAAAAGGGTGGGAACACAGTGTAACCATTCAGCAAACCTATAGCCAATAGGGCCTATAAATCCTCTTCCAGTCGACATACATGAGTTTTGGAACAGGGATACAGACATGGCAGAGAAACAGGGTAACGACCCTGACCTCCAATTTGCTAGAGAAAGGGTTCAGTGTGTCATGGGGAAAAGGATTGATAATATGATaccaataaaatgtatgtattatgcCATAATGAACCAGTTGTTATATCATGTGTCACAGACATCGGGTACCGGGCAGGTGGTGTACCAGCTGGTGGTCCCACAGTCTTCTCGGACAGAGGTGCTTCAGCTGGTCCATGACATTCCATATACGGGGCATCTCGGTTGTGAAAAGACCAAGAGAAAAGAAGAGAATTCTGGCCAGATTTCTTTGCCCGGGAGCCTTCATTGATATACGGAAATATGTGGCATCATGTTCAGAGTGCCAATTGACTGCGGCAAAGGGGGTTAAGCTGGCACCCTTATTTCTACTACTACTTGCTTCTATGCCATTTGGTTGGATTGGGGTAGATATCATGGGCCCTTGGATGGTACAGTCAGGATATCGATTCATTTTAGTGACAGTGGACTATGTGGACTCTGTATCCTGATGCGTACAGTGACAGCTCAGTCTGAGGCGGAAGAGTTGGTAAAGCTGTTTTCTCAGCTAGGTATTCAGAGGGAGACTAAGGTACAGCGTTTATAGAATTCAGAATATCGTTAAATATGTGCTTGAACTTAGGGACTGCCTTGAATTGGTCGGCCGATTGGCAAAGAAAAAATCATTTCAACCAGGTGACCGGGTGCTACCGTTTCTCCCCTCAACAGTGTGTAAATTGTTTGcaaaatggcagggtccctttgaagTCTTTGGGAAAACTGGcacagtaaattatgaaattatgacggcatcaagaaaataaaatgtaccatattaatttgttaaaaccatggagagagagtgagagagagaagtCATATATGTTTCCCCTCTCCCTCCGGAGGCAGATCTGGGTCTCTGCAAGTCCAACGGACAGCCAATGGGCATTCCGATGGGGGAGAATCTAAACCAGGTACAGAAAAGAGATCTAGAAAATGTAATACAACAATTTggtgatggttttttttttttttttaatccaggcaGGACCAATTGGATAGAGCACGCCATAGTCATGAAGCCAGAAACAAGGGTGAGAAAAAGAACATACTGAGTACCAGAACACCAACAGGAAATGGTATGGGAAGAGGTGGAGACGATGCTGAAACTTGGAGTGATCGAACTGTCGCGGAGCGAGCGATGTAGTCCGGTGGTGTTGGTAACTAAGCAGACTTTTGCAGGCAAATTCTcactccaagtttgatgcataccccatgcctcgAGTGGACAACTTGTTGGATCGACTGGGAGTGGCTCAGTTCATATCCACCCTTGATCTGACGATACGCTATTGGCAGATactgttgacaaaacaaacacgtgAGAAAATAGTTTTTTCGGCACCTCAGGGTCTTTTCCAGTTCCACATGATGCCCTTTGGCCTATACAGAGCCCCGGCAATTTTCCAGCACCTTATGGATAAAGTTCTCCAGCCTCATGGAGAGTATGCGGCTGCATACATAGATGACATAGCTTGACTTGAGCATCAATAAGGGAAGCGGGGCTCAAGGCAAACCTGGGTAAGCCTACATTTGGAAAAGAGGAGGCAAAATACTTGGGCTATTGTCAGGGAAGGGGCAAGGTGAAGCCAATAATTAATAAGGTGCAGGTTTTGTTGATGCCCAAGGACAAAATACCAGGTTAGGTCAGTGCTGGAGCTAGCAGGTTATTATAGGAGATTTATTCCAGACTTCGCGTCTATAGCAGTCCCACTCACTGACCTAACCAAAAAGAACGAACCTGAAAAGATAAATGGTCCACAGACTGTCAAGACGCTTTCGATACCTTAAAAAAACATCTGATCCAAGCCCCAGCAGTAATAAGTCTTTAGCTTTTAGCAGACCTTTTATCTTACAGACTGCTGTTTCGGAGGTCAGTCTGGGGTCTCTGTTATCCCAGGAGATAAGGGGGGGGGGAGCATCGGGTGATATTTATCACCCACAAGCTCCTTCACAGAGAAAGAATTTTGCGGTCATAGAGAATAAatgtttggccatcaaatgggtGGCGGAAGCATTTCGTTATTATCTCCTTGGACGAACCTTCACACTGGTTACGGATCTTACCCCACTGAAGTGGCTTAACACAATGAAGGACACCAATGCACTCCTTGCAACCCTTCTCTTTTTAGGTGCAACATCGGCCAGGCAGGCTGCACAGAAATGCAAAGTGGGAGGGGGGCAGGAGGTGTCTGAGTGTCTGAACGTCTGGGGAGGTGTGGCTGGATGAAGGTAAGAAGATGGGGTAAAACCTGACCTCTCACCAGGTGTGGACACCAGAACTATCATATTGCATGTTGGCACCAAGATGGAACATACCTTAGGATGGAGTTGGCTTCCAGCGGCCATTCACTTAGTGTTAATAATGTACAAATTCAGATCTTTACTGCTCTTGGTTAGAGACCCTAATTGTCAGAGTAGACGTAGGGTCATAGATATTTCTAAATGTCCACCTTTATTGGAATCAGTTAGATATTCATACCTGTTCAGATATACTGCAGAAAGAAGAATCTGGTTTGGGATCTCCAGCATGATCAGAACTTTATAGAAGATGTATTTTGTAACATACAGTATACTTAAGTAGCAAGTCATGACTAGAACATATACTAGATTTACAGAAATAAAGACATTTATGTGGAAGCACGTCATTACATGTTTACTTACCAGCAGGTTCTCTGGTTTGAGGTCCCTGTGCACCACATTTTTACTATGAGTGTAAGCCAGTGCCTGACAAAGGTCAATGATCATTTGAGCTGCGTTGTGTTCAGTGAACTTCACACTCTCTGTAATGGCATCAAAGAGGTCCCCTCCGTGAACAAACTCCATGATTAGATAGATCTCACTCTCGGTCTCATATTCCTCCAGCAGTCTCACAATGTTTGGGTGAGAGAGGCTTTTAATGATTGAGATCTCATTTTCTATCATGTGCTCCTTCCCCTTCAGTTTGGCTTTATCAATAATCTTCATGGCGTACAGAGCATCTGTGTTTCGAAGCTTGCATTCCTTCACAACTGCAAAGTTCCCATCCCCAACAGTTCGACCAGTCTCATAGAAGCTCTCTATGtcactttgtgtttttatgtgtctATTCTTTACAGCACATATATTTGTAGACTCTTTAACACATTTTTCCTGGGTCATTGCTGGAGttttttccttttctattttCTCAGTAGCTTCTTCCCATTGCTCCACTTTTACCATCATTTTGTGAAgttctttcttttcattgcttttttcagggttttcttttttggagGGTATTTCCTTTCTTATCTCTGCTCTAGAGCTTTGCTTTTCTGCATGATTGTGGTCATTCTGTTGATGCATCTCATCTACTTCCCCCACTGCCGTGTCTggattttcttctttttgtgcCCTCTTCCTTTCTACCTTGTGTTGTCCATGAATAGGACACATTTCTTTGTGTTCTTTATCCCTCCTGGAGCGTTCCTTGCAAGCCTTTTTGATGTCTTTCACATCCGCTccctcttctttttcttctttgaagTTTTCCTGCGATGTTCTAGAACACCTCTGCcttagttttttcttttctgagtGCAGGTCATCAGGCTGTTCTTTTCCCCTCCTTTGGACTTCCTTTCCAGGTGACCCATCTCTTTCTCTGGGAGCATTGCAGTGCACTTTGAGCTGTTGTTCTCTTTTACACTTTTCGCAGTGTTCCACAGCATAGGCGACTGCCCCTTTATCAATTACCTCATCTCTTAGTGGGTACATCTCCTTTGCTCCTTTCCGCTCAGTCAGCTCTTTCTGTTCTTGTTCCCATTGTTCCTTCTTCCACTTTCTGGCTTTCACTCTTTCATCTTGCCTGGCCTTGGCCCTGACTCTTTCCAGGTTCGTACCAAGGTGTTTCTTGGCAACCTCAAACTCCTCACCAAAGCTGCTGTCTGCCTTGGAGCCCTTATAATAAGGCTTGGGTTTCTGGGAACGCTCCCATTCTTTTTGAATTAATCTCTGGGAATACGGACTATCAGGATAGAGATCCTCCAAAACCTCCTGAACTTCCTTCAGAGTCAGCTTTTCCCTTCCAGCTGCAACAAAGACATCATCAGCACGGAAGAAATCTGACACGCTACGGATTTCCCTTCCTTTGAGGCTGAATAGTTTTTTCACGCGGTCATTCTTCCATCGAGGAAAACCCAAAGCTTCTGATATGTCCGCAATGAGCTGCTCAAAGGTCTGTACAGAACGTCTGTTGAGAAGTATTGTTATCTTCCTCGGGTGTCTCCTCCCTCCTGGCCTCACCACAGTCACTATCCTTGGCCTGACTGGGCTGTCCTCTGAGTGGATTGTGTGGAAAGCATTTCCATGGTGGTGGAACTGCATATTAAAACAAGTTGGGCCGGACAAAGATTTTCCAAAGTTCCTGCAGCCTATGGGTGGGTAGATAGACTGAAGTCTACTGATGCTGTTTCTTTGGTTTGTATCCTTTATAGAGATGGGGAATGAGACTCTCTgccctgcaaagaaaaaaaaaaaaaactttggttaCCTATCAAATATAATATGAACATGCATTTGAGACCTGCTTTTATAACCTATTGTCCCTAATTAGCTTTTAGTAGTAGGCAACATTGGATATGTAAAATGGTAAGCCATTACTTGCACTAATGGTACAACAAAAGTGTAATATCATCCTGCTACAGCGAAGCAAACTCTGGTGTGGGATGGAATGCTCCATTCGTGGTCAACTACCACATAGTGGAGCCTTCATCAACTTGcactattgtttttaattataatacagGTTCTATCAAAGTGGAATTTGCTGTAGCTTTGTGTTCATTGTTGTTATAATcaaaatctttttaaaacattctgcAATTACAACATATAGCTTCACAACACAGCAGTCCTAAAAGATAGCTTCTGAGGCTACTCTTGGTTTCCTTTGCTTTCTAAGATGATTGAATTTTCCTATTGAAGAAGCATACTCTTGTGGACAAGTGTGCCCTATGAATATGAAAAGGTGCTACTTTACATTGTCTTGTTACACAAGGGCAGAGTTTGCATTAAGAATGAATTCCCTTAAAGCCTGTTTGGTTTGTTTATAGAATCTGTGTTCAGAATACTCATGCACTGatcatacagtaaaacctgtattgGGACTGAATATTGTGCTGGATTGTTGtaaaaaatctaatactgtatcaaaaaaaaaaaggtaaaataacaaaacaatttgaacgctttaaaaaaacagcttcactACTGTACATATACAGAATAATACACATAATAATGACTCAGCAAACTTTTAACACATCAATTCCTCGACAAAATCTTTATTAGCAAAAGCCTGTTTAAACCATTCCCATAGAAAGACGTTCACTTGTCCGTACAGTACCTGCATGCAGGATTCAGACGCTTTCTCCTGGCATTCAGGTTTTCTCCATTTTGGTTTTAAGTAGGCATCCTTTCTGTTCAGAATGTCTAAAACGGTTTGCCTTGAGATTTAGAATTTTTCAttaagctatttttatattggttttggtaaagtttgatcttttttttttcacaagataGCTTGTTGTGATGGCATTTAGACATTTAGGgtcaattgcagcataccagTGATTTAGTTCACTTCTAGTGGACTAAAATGTggactagaaaatcctgcaaatctgtactaacttaatcctgattgcagcgtatcAAAGAGATGATCCCGGTAATTGGTTTAACTAATCTGAACAAGTTAGACCGATAATGGTGACTAataacctacagctatggccaaaagttgtgcatcaccctatagaattaacacattttgcttcataaagtcgaataaaacctgttaaataatgttacgttgtGCGAGATTTTATTCTCACAGATCTGACTGCACGATTGTGATGGACATAAGAAATATACGGAATAAAGTTTTAAGATCTACTAGTCATTTTAGGGGAAAAATGCATCTGtctttgcaaaacattttaagcagTAAATGCTAAGGACGAGCAGAGCAAGCGTACTAAGTTAATCTTATCCTTCACAGTACTAAATTAATCCACTTGAACTCCAATCgtgatcttgtttagtctgattagCAGATGAGCCacctgtgatgattaacttctggtTCGCTGCAATTGGGAATAGCCGGTGTACCAACTTTAGTATAATCAAGTAGACGAATCCTGCTTAAGTTAGaaacatcaagtggactaaagtTGGTAAGCTGCAACATCTGAATGGCTCCAGCATATAtaaacagctttgttttgtttttgttttttaatactagTTTTAAACTTAGAAAAGTAAATCACATGACCCGGTGCCGGATTGCACAGTCAGATTTCTATTAATTTTAGGCAGAAGAGACATAAACATTGACAGGTTTCAGATTGTAAAGGGTACTATACCGTTCGTTTCAATACAATAAGGATTTGATGGCAACCCAAAAAGCATGAGACTTATACAGAATGCCAGTACGGAGAAGATCTGCATAAGAGAGGTCTTAATCTCTGGTTATTTTTGTTGAAAACGTTCCCATGCAATTACTATTTCATTATAGAGCAACAGTGGGATTCAGCCAATACACCATGTCTAGACCCCTCACATTCTCGTGTACAGTATGTAGTGTAACAAGTTTAGACAAGAAGCAAACACTCCAACATCTAAATGAAACTTGAAAGGAAAAGAGTAAGTGgcttcaaataacattttcttgTACTGTTCCCTTACTCTTTGATGATGTTTTCAAGCATTCAAAGTGGTTCTTGTAGTAATTATtcagtaatatattatatatatatatatagatatatatattatatatatattatactatatatatatattatatatatatgcttttagaagggatgcaaatgtATCTGACATTTTGGTCCACAGTAAAGGACATTAAAACCCATACAAACATCCTCCTAGAAAGTGTTTTATGAATACTACCCAGTGCTGTACGTCTTTAAAATTAGCTTTTCTACTGGAGTGTAATACTATGGAAATAATAATAGTATACTAGCGTAgtgtaatgtatttatacataATTCTGAGCCACTGCATGCATGGGTTGCAAAACACATTCTGAGAAAACAATACATTGGTAACAATTTTGTGAACAACAACCTGTACTGTATTAGAAAGGCTGTTTAAGTGCTCACTTTTATAACAAATCTGTGTACTAGCAGCATTATTTATAGAGAGATGTGGTTCCATTTCTAATTAATTTTTCACATAGATGAAGCCATTTAGTTCAAGTTACCCTAAAAAGGTCAATAGCTTTGAATGACAATATGGgtcagattctcaaagctatgcTTGTTATTagcaccttttttttcatttaagaaaacaGCACCCAAAAAAAAACTCAGCTCAGGAATTTCATTTAGGTGTTGTAAgtatttttaagttattttcatatttgttttagaattgtgtttggtggtttatttttccttccagaaaaaaaatactgtgcaaatgacaatttgaaataaaaagcttTCAGAATCTGACACAATGTGCTCCAAAACAGAAACGAAAACAGAAAcgtcacgggggggggggggggggggggggggggatcagggTTCGTATTGTATCGAGGTATAGTAACGatcagctttagtagcaagtgactGCAAACAGAATAAAATCAGTTAGGCTAATGCTTTGAAACTTGAACTATCGAGGTCCAACAATACGaggttatattatatatctatctatatatatatagtgatatatatatatatatatatatatatatatatatatatatatataatattaccatACAAGGTACAGAGCTGTGTTCCTAATTTGTGCAGAGGCTCAAAACCAAAAGGATGTGAGCACCAAAATGATGGCAGCTTTGCCATCTCCCAGCACACCATCTAGAACAAGGACAGGAATAATAGCCAATCAAGACAGGAGCCCATCCCCTCCAATTTCACCTGCAAGCTGAACTACTTCACCTGCTAGAAGAACAAACACTACAGCCGACGTCAgaggtgttttgtttcagttgctAAATGCACAGAGGGACCTTGCCCACTGTAAATAGTGGGCAAGGTTACATCATCAAGATATTGGATGCCATGAAGGACCTTTtctgataacattcatttaaaattgatgcctatgattaattCGTTTGTGTGACAATTTTGAAGTTAGTAATATGTTTCATTCTTAACTAAATCGAGTTAATGTTCAAATTGACTAATCTTGTTAATTGatgtattaaaatatactgttacttgattgattactctCTTGTTCACAGTAAAATAACGttacaatatgttttgttggaaaagtTAAAAACTATGTTTATGAgcgattcagattttgctgctgatgtatttatttttgttctgttgcatgttttatttttattttttgtcatgcACCAGGCACCAGCAAATCCTAGCGCTGCCACTGAAATCAGTTAAGAGAGGGAATgcttttgacatttttgtttacatatAAACCTGGTGGTGGAGTAAAAGCTGTGATTAGTCAGTGCTGATTAAAACCTAGTGCCCTGTGTTTGCTTACAGGAAAAGATTATTTTACCAGGAATGGCTGGCACTTTCTTTCAGGGGAGTCTCACAGCACAAAGTTGTCAGAGGACTTGAAATACAAATGGCACATCGTTCTTTTCAGCTTCGGCTTCCAGGGcaaccaacaaaataaaaaagggatttGGTTTTGTGGAATTAAGCATTTAACTGACAAGTCTGTTGTATACATAAGAAACTCATTTTCTGGACCAGGGTAGTTGAATGGAGCAGGCTTTCAACAAAAACAGAATTAGCAAGCGTTAAGATCCTGGAACAGATATATGGCTTTTAAACTTtctttagtttttgttattgGGTAAATAGACCACTTTTGGCATACCCAGTATGCACTATTCCAATAAAGATATCTGCTAAAGAGGCCCGAATCTCAAAGACCTCAAGGTGAGAACTTTCTTAATAAAGTCTAGGGGAACCTACTGCAGGAAATTTCAGTGACTGCTAGTTTAGAGAAACTTGATTGTTGTCACTGTAAATGCCATGGTTCAGAGTGAAGAAACGTACATTTACTAGATGTTCTTGAATCACGTTTGTGTACTTCTAATTGGCTGTTGAGTACTTCACAAAGTGAGACATGGAGCCCTATTCACTTTCAGGACTATTTAAATAAAGGAATGTTTAGTCATTTAAAATTTATTCAAGTTTGTAGTTCAAAGCCTTTCACAGAAATGAGTGTATActaatttttcaaagcactgcacAGAAGACTAATGTgtgattattaaaatgtatattataatatagtagTACAgttgctattctttttttttgcctaGTTTGTTTTATCAAAATTGAATTCCTAATACATGTGTGCATGTAAAAGGGTATCACTGCCATTGATTTACCATAAGCAGTTACTCACTTATTACAAAGTGTCGCCAAAACAAACATCCATACTGAAAGAGATATCCTGCATAAATATCTACCTATGAGAATAATGACACTTCATTTTTGGCCGCTGTTGTGCAACACAAGCCTAACCTGAAGAGTTTTGTGGAAGTATCCTGTCTTACCCTGTgtactttaaattatttaatggCATAGAGCTGCCGAGAGAGAGAGGGTCCCTATAACTGATAGTCTCGTGTGAACGTTGAGTCACTGAGATGGAAAGACAAAAATCTGATCTCTGGTATTGGTTTACAGCACCCAGCAGAAAAAAGGCAATAATGCAGGAGTAGTTTAGGCAGACCTTATAAAATTAGTTTTGCTGCCGACGTGTCAGGAAAGCTAGGTCATGTTCCATTAAAATATAGCTACATTTGTGTCAAATCACTTGTCTTTAATAGAAGACCTTGTTGCCTGTCAATCTtttttacattccccaaaggCATTGGGACCCATATACAGCCAAAGagctatatttatttaaaaatgcatgcaattGTTCATTTGGAATAAAGCCCTCAATACATATGCCAGTACACGGCAGCTTTAACTGTATCAAAACAATTGAGATTTTAAAGTAGCTATTAGCTGTGGCACTAGTTTTacaacaaataaactaaaatcatTTGAACATAATAGAAATGGATTATAGTGATATGGAGAGGTGGTCCTGGCTTATTACAGTATAGCGAGTGTTTGATTGATTCATGTGGTGCAGTAATTAttatcattgcatttttttttttgtaaaaccctGCAATAACTGTAAATAACATACTAAAAAGTAACTGCAATAACAAACGATAATGTAATAGCAGTATGAACTCTCaatagccatgtttttttttctagaacaaTTACTTTTTGATGACTAATTTAGCTAACTTAACTGGAACCTCCCTATGTATACAATTTAAATGATCTCAGTGGTTTTATTTAGATATGCCACTGTTTCAATCAAATGAATAGACCTTCTAGAACATACTTAAATTTAAATGCAACATTGTATTACTTAAAGGTAACTCTTACTCAGTAAGACATGTACAAGTATGTTGTTAAAGCATCATAAAAACCATGGTTAATCATGATAACTTGTAGTAATAAATAAACCATGGGGCACAGCAAAAATTATCATACAGCTATTCAAGTaatgtcaagtagacaaacatgaCTAGTACCTTcattgttttgaagttatggatgaagtaTGTGATTAAACTTGAATAATCTAGGTTCCTTTTAGAACCAAATTAAAGCTTGATATTGCATCATTTCCTGCAAAGTCTACAGTAGGAACCCGAAATAGTGCTCCGTTGATactatagaaacaaaaaagtcatttaaaatcACTCTAGGTACACATTTCAAACTATATcaggtttaaataacaaacagctGACAGAGATTACATTCTTAGTGCATGAAAATGCTCATAAAAAAAGATGACCTTGGTTCAATACGGTATTTTGTTGCTCTGTACAATTTCTTGTTTATCTAGT
This Polyodon spathula isolate WHYD16114869_AA chromosome 3, ASM1765450v1, whole genome shotgun sequence DNA region includes the following protein-coding sequences:
- the LOC121312941 gene encoding serine/threonine-protein kinase DCLK3-like isoform X3, whose translation is MSALHEGCPSITSSPNWRQSGQRVSFPISIKDTNQRNSISRLQSIYPPIGCRNFGKSLSGPTCFNMQFHHHGNAFHTIHSEDSPVRPRIVTVVRPGGRRHPRKITILLNRRSVQTFEQLIADISEALGFPRWKNDRVKKLFSLKGREIRSVSDFFRADDVFVAAGREKLTLKEVQEVLEDLYPDSPYSQRLIQKEWERSQKPKPYYKGSKADSSFGEEFEVAKKHLGTNLERVRAKARQDERVKARKWKKEQWEQEQKELTERKGAKEMYPLRDEVIDKGAVAYAVEHCEKCKREQQLKVHCNAPRERDGSPGKEVQRRGKEQPDDLHSEKKKLRQRCSRTSQENFKEEKEEGADVKDIKKACKERSRRDKEHKEMCPIHGQHKVERKRAQKEENPDTAVGEVDEMHQQNDHNHAEKQSSRAEIRKEIPSKKENPEKSNEKKELHKMMVKVEQWEEATEKIEKEKTPAMTQEKCVKESTNICAVKNRHIKTQSDIESFYETGRTVGDGNFAVVKECKLRNTDALYAMKIIDKAKLKGKEHMIENEISIIKSLSHPNIVRLLEEYETESEIYLIMEFVHGGDLFDAITESVKFTEHNAAQMIIDLCQALAYTHSKNVVHRDLKPENLLVQRNEDGSTTLKLADFGLAMEVTEPIFTVCGTPTYVAPEILSEKGYGLQVDMWATGVILYILLCGFPPFRSLERDQEELFEIIQLGEYEFLSPYWDSISDGKCSFKILHLKFVYVEDKPPINDFSVAALHKI
- the LOC121312941 gene encoding serine/threonine-protein kinase DCLK3-like isoform X2 gives rise to the protein MNQKGLHCGDTEGQRVSFPISIKDTNQRNSISRLQSIYPPIGCRNFGKSLSGPTCFNMQFHHHGNAFHTIHSEDSPVRPRIVTVVRPGGRRHPRKITILLNRRSVQTFEQLIADISEALGFPRWKNDRVKKLFSLKGREIRSVSDFFRADDVFVAAGREKLTLKEVQEVLEDLYPDSPYSQRLIQKEWERSQKPKPYYKGSKADSSFGEEFEVAKKHLGTNLERVRAKARQDERVKARKWKKEQWEQEQKELTERKGAKEMYPLRDEVIDKGAVAYAVEHCEKCKREQQLKVHCNAPRERDGSPGKEVQRRGKEQPDDLHSEKKKLRQRCSRTSQENFKEEKEEGADVKDIKKACKERSRRDKEHKEMCPIHGQHKVERKRAQKEENPDTAVGEVDEMHQQNDHNHAEKQSSRAEIRKEIPSKKENPEKSNEKKELHKMMVKVEQWEEATEKIEKEKTPAMTQEKCVKESTNICAVKNRHIKTQSDIESFYETGRTVGDGNFAVVKECKLRNTDALYAMKIIDKAKLKGKEHMIENEISIIKSLSHPNIVRLLEEYETESEIYLIMEFVHGGDLFDAITESVKFTEHNAAQMIIDLCQALAYTHSKNVVHRDLKPENLLVQRNEDGSTTLKLADFGLAMEVTEPIFTVCGTPTYVAPEILSEKGYGLQVDMWATGVILYILLCGFPPFRSLERDQEELFEIIQLGEYEFLSPYWDSISDGAKDLISKLLVVDKHKRYTAQQVLQHPWVRSGGKMNSRNLQREVTMNIERHFKNRRRREHAAEQ